The genome window GCTTTACTTCAGGTTCATCAGGACTTGCATGATTTCGTCCTGAGTCTTGATGGTTTGCGAGTTGGCCTGATACGTACGCTGGGCAATGATCATGTTGACCAGTTCCTTGCTCATGTCGACGTTGGAAGCTTCCGTCGCCTGACCCACCACGCGGGACATGCCGTTGCTGCCGGGCTGACCCAGGATCGGCTGGCCGGACGCGGACGTTTCCTTCCAGGCGTTGTTGCCCACGGGCTGCAAGCCTTGCAGGTTGGCAAAGTCAGCCAGCACGATGGTGCCGACAACTTGCGTTTCGCCGTTGGTGTAGCTGGCAACCAGGCTGCCGTCGCCACTGATGTTGATGCCGCTGAATTCACCCGAGGTATAACCGTTGGGCTTGGCCACCAGCTTGTAGTTGCTGCCGTACTGGGTGGTGCCGGTGTAGTTGATCGCAATGTTCAGCGGGTCAGCCGGAGTGGTGGCGCCACCAGGCTGCGCAAAGCTCAGCGTCACGGTCGGCTGGCTGGTCATCGTGCCGGCGTTGTTGAACGTGAACTTCTGCGGGTTGCCCCACACGCCGCCGGCTTCCGTCGTCGGCGCCATGGCTTGGCCGTCCATCGTGTAGTACACGTCATAGACGCTGCCCGTGGCATCGGCCGGACGCTTCACGAAGTACTGCATCACCTGGTGCGAGTTGCCCAGGGAGTCGAATACCGTCATGGGCGACGCATTGGTGTAGCTGCCGGCGATCTTGGGATCGAACGGCTTGGCGATTTCCGTGACGGCGGCGGTGTAATTCACATAGCCGGGGACCTGCGAGACATCGCCCGTGGTCACGGCGCCTGCGGCGTCAACAGTGATCAGGTTGGGGGCTGCGCCGTAGGTGCCAGCGGGCGGCTGGTTTACCCAGACGATGGCGCCAGCCGGGTCGCGCGTGAAGTTGTACTGAGTGGCCGGCGAAGGCGGCGTGGTGCCGGTCATCGTGACCGAGCCATTGACGGCCGGCGACGTAATCGTGTCGGTCAGGTAGATAACCTTGGCGTTTGCGTCAAGGTTGGCAACTGTGGTGCCCGTGGACGTTGCCAGCGGGGCCACGTTCGCGGTCGGCAGTTGCAGTTCCACCGGGTTCGCGCCAACCGCGCCGGGGGGATAGCCCGTCATGCGGTAGCCCTGCGCGTTCACGATGAAGTTGTTCTTGTCGACCAGGAATTCGCCGTTGCGGGTGTACATCACCGCGCCGCTTTGGTCGGTAACGCGGAACATGCCCTTGGCGCCGTCGATGGCGATGTCATATTCACCGCCGCCGCCGTTCACGGTACCGACCGTGAAGCGCTGCGAGATTGCTGCGACCTTGACGCCCAGACCGACGCGCGAGCTGGCGTAGACGTCCGCGAACGACGCGGTCGACGATTTGAAGCCGACAGTACCGGAGTTGGCGATGTTATTGCCAATGACATCCAGGTTCTGCGCCGCGGCGTTCAAGCCGCTCAATCCTTGTCCGAAACCCATATTTTTTCTCGCTAATCTTTATCTAGTGAAGCCGCCGCTGTGCGCCGGCACCGATTCAAATACGCCTGGTTCAGGCGCCGATTACCTTGCGCACGTCCAGCATGCTGGTCTGGCCGTCAAGGCCCAGATCCAGGCGCAGGCCGTTAGTGGAATACGCCACGCTCTTGACCAGGCCGTAGCTCAGCACTTCCGCATTCACCTTCTTGCTATCGGCGTCGGTCGCCAGGACGGACACGGTGTAGGCGCCCGCTTCCATCGCCACGCCGCTGTCGTTCTTGCCGTCCCATGCCAGCGTGTAGACACCG of Achromobacter seleniivolatilans contains these proteins:
- a CDS encoding flagellar hook-basal body complex protein, which encodes MGFGQGLSGLNAAAQNLDVIGNNIANSGTVGFKSSTASFADVYASSRVGLGVKVAAISQRFTVGTVNGGGGEYDIAIDGAKGMFRVTDQSGAVMYTRNGEFLVDKNNFIVNAQGYRMTGYPPGAVGANPVELQLPTANVAPLATSTGTTVANLDANAKVIYLTDTITSPAVNGSVTMTGTTPPSPATQYNFTRDPAGAIVWVNQPPAGTYGAAPNLITVDAAGAVTTGDVSQVPGYVNYTAAVTEIAKPFDPKIAGSYTNASPMTVFDSLGNSHQVMQYFVKRPADATGSVYDVYYTMDGQAMAPTTEAGGVWGNPQKFTFNNAGTMTSQPTVTLSFAQPGGATTPADPLNIAINYTGTTQYGSNYKLVAKPNGYTSGEFSGINISGDGSLVASYTNGETQVVGTIVLADFANLQGLQPVGNNAWKETSASGQPILGQPGSNGMSRVVGQATEASNVDMSKELVNMIIAQRTYQANSQTIKTQDEIMQVLMNLK